One window from the genome of Fulvivirga lutea encodes:
- a CDS encoding tetratricopeptide repeat-containing sensor histidine kinase, with product MKYLIVVFCLFVCSLHSYSQYSAIDSLEQLAAKAKPGWDQIDYSVGLARLYIGGAGDYDNSMRHINIIYKNAEEQNIPVARAYALVMENIFAYNIENDREKSIRTCEEAIRIGKQYNCNDVIVFAGYQLSERYRTNFGDFQKSREIIEEILTYIDETVDDKHKANAIKTYGYILTRMGEPDKGFEYMEKAISILKKMKTDPFIDPRIGRVSAQYGDIDNLLQYAYNNMSESKLRLGRTAGSEEDLKEALKLALKSGRPRIIAWQYERMGWHYISRGYYDQALDYFTKNHKILETLSLPQHIANSNAYLAQVMTKLEDYTSADKYIDNAIKYSREKSDSLFLLERLMLKATINMRRGYTDIAEMHFDEINQIINTVNNPETYGLYSTVKGEFALYKGDTDNALKDFKKAYQVYNDATNGQGRLESSFWLANTFLKLKQYDSASYYGQLAIKYGYEQSNIAYIEKAHALLSQIYEENNLYKESLENFKLFYAFHDSVFKADAQIKLKEEQVRRDVVGYQSDIKLAKDNALLLEKQNQLYLWIGVILVIILAGALFFYFKLRNAKISIEQKNKEREVLLKEIHHRVKNNLQIISSLLNIQSRKLQEGSAKKAVDEGRSRIKSMSLIHEKLYGNDELSTINMREYIDELSSFLKNTYKPKSNIQSHISVNNMALDIDTAIPLGLILNELISNSFKYAFSDNDEGAIDISLSQLEDEYILKVKDTGPGFPEDFERTRSMGMRLIHSLSEQLNGVKHFENIDGALFTLKFKMRPITAQ from the coding sequence ATGAAGTATCTTATCGTTGTCTTTTGTCTTTTCGTATGTTCCCTTCATTCCTACTCCCAATATTCAGCCATAGATAGCCTTGAGCAACTGGCCGCTAAAGCCAAACCTGGTTGGGATCAGATCGATTACTCGGTAGGGCTGGCCAGACTTTATATTGGCGGAGCCGGGGATTATGATAACTCCATGCGCCACATCAATATCATCTATAAAAATGCAGAAGAGCAAAATATACCCGTTGCACGCGCTTATGCCCTGGTGATGGAAAATATTTTCGCTTATAATATTGAGAATGACAGAGAAAAATCCATTAGAACATGCGAAGAAGCCATAAGAATAGGTAAGCAATATAATTGCAATGATGTAATCGTATTTGCAGGTTATCAACTATCTGAGAGATATAGAACAAATTTTGGAGACTTTCAAAAGTCGAGAGAAATTATAGAGGAAATTTTGACCTATATAGATGAGACGGTAGATGACAAGCACAAAGCCAATGCTATAAAAACTTATGGTTACATACTAACCAGGATGGGTGAGCCCGATAAAGGCTTTGAGTATATGGAAAAAGCTATTTCCATATTAAAAAAGATGAAAACAGATCCGTTTATAGACCCAAGAATAGGCAGGGTAAGTGCACAATATGGAGATATTGATAACCTCTTACAGTATGCCTACAATAATATGTCTGAATCCAAGTTGAGATTAGGTCGCACGGCCGGTTCAGAAGAGGATTTGAAAGAAGCTTTAAAACTTGCGCTAAAATCAGGCCGTCCGCGAATAATAGCCTGGCAATATGAACGAATGGGCTGGCATTATATTTCTAGAGGATATTACGATCAAGCCTTGGATTACTTTACTAAGAACCATAAGATACTTGAAACCTTATCATTACCCCAGCATATCGCAAATTCGAATGCCTATTTGGCTCAAGTAATGACAAAACTTGAAGATTACACCTCTGCTGATAAATACATCGATAATGCCATAAAATATTCACGAGAAAAAAGCGATTCTCTTTTTCTTCTCGAGCGTCTGATGCTCAAAGCGACAATAAATATGAGAAGGGGTTATACTGATATTGCCGAAATGCATTTTGATGAAATCAACCAAATAATCAACACTGTGAATAACCCTGAAACTTATGGGCTTTATTCTACTGTAAAAGGAGAATTTGCTCTTTATAAAGGAGACACGGACAATGCTTTAAAGGATTTTAAGAAGGCTTACCAGGTTTACAATGATGCTACTAACGGCCAGGGCAGATTAGAATCATCTTTCTGGTTGGCTAATACTTTCCTCAAATTAAAACAGTATGATTCAGCCTCTTACTACGGACAGCTAGCCATAAAATATGGTTATGAGCAAAGTAATATCGCCTACATTGAGAAAGCCCATGCGTTATTGAGTCAAATTTATGAAGAGAATAACTTGTATAAAGAATCACTTGAAAACTTCAAACTATTTTACGCATTTCACGACAGCGTTTTCAAGGCTGATGCCCAAATAAAACTCAAAGAAGAGCAAGTGAGACGTGATGTTGTGGGCTATCAGAGCGATATTAAGCTGGCAAAGGATAATGCACTTTTACTGGAGAAGCAAAACCAGTTATATTTATGGATTGGAGTTATCCTAGTAATTATTCTCGCAGGTGCGCTCTTCTTTTATTTTAAACTAAGAAATGCTAAAATAAGCATCGAACAAAAGAACAAAGAACGAGAGGTTCTTTTAAAAGAAATTCATCATCGCGTAAAGAATAACCTACAAATCATTTCTAGTTTACTCAATATTCAGTCAAGAAAATTGCAAGAAGGATCGGCCAAGAAAGCTGTAGATGAGGGCAGAAGTAGAATAAAATCCATGTCTCTCATTCATGAAAAACTGTATGGAAATGATGAGCTCTCCACCATTAACATGAGAGAGTATATTGATGAGTTGAGCTCATTCTTAAAAAATACATATAAACCCAAAAGTAATATTCAATCTCACATATCAGTAAATAATATGGCTTTGGATATAGACACCGCCATACCGCTGGGATTAATTTTAAATGAACTTATTTCTAATTCTTTTAAGTATGCATTTTCTGATAATGATGAAGGCGCTATAGATATAAGTTTAAGCCAATTAGAAGACGAGTACATTTTAAAAGTGAAAGACACTGGCCCCGGGTTTCCTGAAGATTTTGAGCGTACCAGAAGTATGGGTATGCGATTAATTCATTCACTTTCTGAACAACTTAATGGTGTGAAGCATTTTGAAAATATTGATGGTGCATTATTTACCTTAAAATTCAAAATGCGGCCAATTACTGCCCAATAA
- a CDS encoding LytR/AlgR family response regulator transcription factor produces MNKIRVLIVEDEFIIAEDLRDILEEQGHEVVGLAGNFNNGIQLIEAELPDIVLLDIRIKGEKDGIDLAKEIRLKYKVPFIFISSYSDSVTVKRASEVNPYGYLVKPFEPEDVKVAIEIALSNFANEGPRNEFVLNDSLFVKYNNLSVKVPIQDIYYVKAEGNYSIIQLQEKNYTLRSTLKDIGEKLPAKDFFRSHKSFIINLKKVTAINSIYVYLDNWKLPIGRQQLQDLMSSINKV; encoded by the coding sequence ATGAACAAAATAAGAGTTTTAATAGTTGAGGATGAATTTATTATAGCTGAAGATCTTAGGGATATTTTAGAGGAACAAGGGCATGAAGTTGTTGGCCTAGCAGGTAATTTTAATAACGGCATTCAATTGATTGAAGCTGAACTGCCCGACATCGTTTTACTTGATATCCGTATAAAAGGTGAAAAAGACGGAATAGACTTGGCCAAAGAAATTCGTCTAAAGTATAAAGTGCCATTTATATTTATTTCATCCTACTCAGATTCTGTGACAGTAAAAAGGGCGTCAGAAGTTAACCCTTATGGTTATTTAGTAAAACCATTTGAACCCGAAGATGTAAAAGTAGCTATTGAAATAGCCTTGAGCAATTTTGCTAATGAGGGTCCAAGAAATGAGTTTGTACTTAATGATTCTCTATTTGTGAAGTACAATAACCTTTCAGTAAAGGTGCCAATACAAGATATTTACTATGTGAAAGCTGAAGGAAATTATTCCATAATTCAACTACAAGAAAAAAATTATACCTTAAGATCTACCCTTAAAGATATTGGAGAGAAGCTTCCAGCAAAAGATTTTTTCAGATCGCATAAGTCATTTATCATTAACTTGAAAAAAGTGACTGCCATTAACTCTATTTATGTATATCTAGATAATTGGAAGCTGCCAATTGGAAGGCAGCAACTTCAAGATTTAATGTCTAGTATCAATAAGGTTTGA
- a CDS encoding DUF4249 domain-containing protein, protein MKKFSLYIVFISFLFACEETIDVDLKDAPPAYVVDAWINDKMETQVIRLTLTQPYFDAGEYESVTGANITVTSENKTFEFIETDPGYYEWNPVTSADRIETIGSRYQLNVNVDGEQFFAESELRRVPPVDSIKYTYKEERNQFQPEGYYGEFLATDPVGSGDTYWIKAYKNGELLNNPFDLNIAYDAGFNEGGNIDGVVFIQPIQDAVTPLNEDLDEIVPYVPGDSLHVEIHSVTHEAFAFLQQVQIQTQRDGGFDEIFAEPLENVSSNIIKQNTTSNVQVIGFFNVSAVSGRGRKLVE, encoded by the coding sequence ATGAAGAAGTTTAGTTTATATATCGTCTTTATTTCATTCTTGTTTGCTTGTGAGGAAACAATTGATGTGGACTTGAAAGATGCTCCACCAGCTTATGTGGTCGATGCGTGGATTAATGACAAAATGGAAACCCAGGTTATTAGACTAACATTAACACAGCCATATTTTGATGCTGGCGAGTACGAATCTGTGACCGGAGCCAATATTACAGTTACATCAGAAAACAAAACATTTGAATTTATTGAAACTGATCCAGGATATTATGAATGGAACCCAGTCACCAGCGCTGACAGAATAGAAACAATAGGTTCCAGATATCAGCTTAATGTAAATGTTGATGGTGAGCAGTTTTTTGCTGAATCAGAATTAAGAAGAGTGCCACCTGTAGACTCCATTAAATATACCTACAAAGAGGAACGAAATCAATTTCAACCAGAAGGTTATTATGGTGAATTTTTAGCTACCGATCCTGTTGGTTCGGGAGATACCTACTGGATTAAAGCTTACAAAAACGGTGAGTTATTGAATAATCCTTTTGATTTAAATATCGCCTATGATGCAGGCTTCAATGAAGGTGGCAATATAGATGGTGTTGTTTTTATTCAACCTATACAGGATGCAGTTACACCTTTAAATGAAGACTTGGATGAAATTGTTCCCTATGTACCGGGTGATTCACTGCATGTAGAAATACATTCCGTTACGCATGAGGCTTTTGCATTTCTTCAGCAGGTTCAAATTCAAACTCAGCGAGATGGAGGCTTTGATGAAATCTTTGCTGAGCCATTGGAAAATGTCTCCTCAAATATCATCAAGCAAAACACTACCTCTAACGTTCAAGTAATTGGGTTTTTCAATGTCAGCGCTGTTTCTGGTCGAGGTAGGAAATTGGTGGAATGA
- a CDS encoding TonB-dependent receptor, which yields MQKWMFLSILILSAITSKGQDKVTLNGYVKNVDDGEALIGATVYIEELKTGTSTNVYGFYSITLPKGEYTIQYSYISFNNLTEKVNLTSSTRKDVELEPESKELEEIVITDEALDANVQDIEMSAEKLDIKTIEKIPAFLGEVDVLKSIQLLPGVSSVGEGSSGFNVRGGGVGQNLVLLDDAPVYNSSHLFGFFSVFNPDAVKDVKLIKGAIPANYGGRLASILDVRMKEGNSKKRTISGGVGTVFSRLAVQGPIKKDKASYFVAGRRSYIDILAKPFTDGATLFFYDLTTKVNYNINEKNRLYLSGYFGRDVFRFDERQGFSWGNTTGTLRWNHLFNDRLFSNFAFIVSTFDYGFSFGENDLDKFDWDSRIVTYTFKPYFNYFLNTNNELTIGGESTYYKFNPAEAVGVSDGVTQDISLDKKFALESAVYIDNTQKVNDRITLRYGLRYSSFLYLGEGTKYEYSYPNAGERKELIGSEDVGSNDVIADYGYLEPRASIRYSLGLSSIKASYTRTAQYIHLVSNTAAPTPIDLWTPSTNNIKPQVGDQYALGYFRNFGGGNAFETSIEGYYRETDNQVEYVRGADIFINEFLEGDLISGEGRAYGLELSIKKNAGKINGWLSYTLGRSELKTEGINNNEWYPTRFDQTHNLKLFGEYKLSERTSLSANFTYVSGSPVTAPTSRFEIQGITIPYDYYDERNNLRIPATHRLDIGVKWLPGKNRSERKVDDYFVFSIYNVYGNKNPFSIFFSQKEGRVVPGDPTETAANQFSIIGAPVPAISYNFTF from the coding sequence ATGCAGAAATGGATGTTTCTGTCGATATTAATTCTATCGGCAATAACAAGTAAAGGTCAGGACAAAGTAACTCTTAACGGGTATGTCAAAAATGTAGATGATGGCGAAGCACTGATAGGTGCAACGGTTTACATTGAAGAACTTAAAACCGGTACATCAACTAATGTGTATGGTTTTTATTCCATCACGCTACCAAAAGGTGAGTACACCATTCAATACAGCTATATTTCATTTAATAACCTCACCGAGAAAGTTAATCTCACTTCCAGCACACGTAAGGATGTTGAGCTGGAACCTGAAAGTAAAGAACTCGAGGAAATTGTTATAACTGACGAGGCACTAGATGCCAATGTCCAAGATATTGAAATGAGTGCGGAAAAGTTGGACATTAAAACCATCGAAAAAATTCCGGCATTTCTTGGTGAAGTAGATGTGTTAAAGAGTATTCAATTGCTGCCGGGCGTCAGTTCTGTTGGTGAGGGTTCTTCAGGATTTAATGTAAGAGGTGGGGGCGTTGGTCAAAACCTTGTATTGCTGGATGATGCACCAGTTTACAACTCATCCCATTTATTTGGCTTCTTCTCAGTGTTCAATCCAGATGCAGTTAAAGATGTTAAACTCATTAAAGGAGCTATACCTGCCAATTATGGTGGACGACTAGCCTCAATACTGGATGTAAGAATGAAAGAAGGTAACTCGAAGAAACGAACTATATCAGGGGGAGTCGGTACAGTTTTTAGCAGGCTGGCTGTTCAGGGCCCGATTAAAAAAGATAAGGCATCATATTTTGTGGCAGGCAGGAGATCTTATATCGACATTCTGGCAAAACCATTTACGGATGGAGCAACGTTGTTTTTCTACGATTTAACTACGAAAGTAAATTACAACATTAATGAGAAGAACAGACTTTATCTTTCCGGATATTTTGGAAGAGACGTTTTTCGTTTTGATGAACGACAAGGCTTTAGTTGGGGGAATACCACAGGGACATTACGATGGAATCATCTATTTAACGATCGCCTGTTTTCAAACTTTGCTTTTATCGTAAGTACTTTTGATTATGGCTTTAGCTTTGGCGAAAATGATCTGGACAAATTTGACTGGGATTCACGCATTGTTACCTACACATTTAAGCCATACTTCAATTACTTTCTTAATACGAATAATGAGTTGACAATAGGTGGTGAATCTACCTACTATAAATTTAATCCTGCCGAAGCAGTGGGTGTATCTGATGGCGTTACTCAGGATATTAGCTTAGACAAGAAATTCGCTTTGGAAAGTGCTGTTTATATAGATAATACACAGAAAGTGAATGACCGAATTACTTTAAGGTATGGACTAAGGTATTCTTCATTTCTTTATTTAGGCGAAGGCACCAAGTATGAATACTCTTATCCTAACGCAGGTGAAAGAAAGGAGTTGATTGGTTCAGAGGATGTTGGTTCTAATGATGTAATTGCAGATTATGGATACTTGGAACCAAGAGCTTCCATCCGGTATTCATTGGGTTTAAGCTCTATAAAGGCAAGTTATACTCGAACTGCCCAGTATATTCATCTGGTTTCAAATACCGCTGCACCAACACCCATCGATTTATGGACACCCAGTACCAATAATATTAAACCACAGGTGGGAGATCAGTATGCGCTAGGATATTTTAGAAATTTTGGTGGAGGCAATGCCTTTGAAACTTCTATTGAGGGGTATTACAGAGAAACAGATAATCAGGTTGAGTATGTTCGAGGTGCGGATATTTTTATCAATGAATTTCTGGAAGGAGACTTGATAAGTGGCGAAGGTAGAGCGTATGGTCTTGAACTAAGTATCAAGAAGAATGCGGGTAAAATAAATGGTTGGTTGAGCTACACGCTGGGCAGATCGGAATTAAAAACTGAAGGAATAAATAATAATGAATGGTATCCAACCAGATTTGATCAAACTCATAATTTGAAGCTCTTTGGTGAGTATAAACTATCTGAGAGAACTTCTTTATCGGCCAATTTTACATACGTGTCTGGTTCGCCAGTAACGGCACCAACATCAAGGTTTGAAATACAAGGCATTACCATTCCTTATGATTATTACGATGAAAGAAATAATTTGAGAATACCCGCAACACATAGATTAGATATTGGTGTGAAGTGGCTACCAGGCAAAAACAGAAGTGAGAGAAAAGTGGATGACTACTTCGTTTTCTCTATTTATAATGTCTACGGTAATAAAAACCCATTTTCGATTTTCTTTTCACAGAAAGAAGGTAGGGTAGTTCCCGGTGATCCTACCGAAACAGCAGCAAATCAATTTTCGATAATTGGTGCACCGGTACCGGCTATATCATACAATTTCACATTCTAA
- a CDS encoding DUF4249 domain-containing protein, with protein sequence MKNFAILLFGLVVLFSCEEVVQLDLDSAEPIVVIEGLVLDRQTTQYVKISRSVNFYSDESSEPIRDANVYVTDGSVTYTYEHNPNDQSAYEGYYFSTLSFRGIPGRTYTLVVDVDGTRYTAQDQLFPVTAIDSLSVRINEDEFEDPEDEGYFYEVLFYAKEPQQTEDFYLFKFYRNDTLLLDSPNDIYFSDDKLIAEEINGVPTSGFYKPGDIGRVEMYSISNAGFIYYNDLINLLQSDGGMFGSPPVNPRNNISGGALGFFQCSSMVFETIEVTD encoded by the coding sequence ATGAAGAATTTTGCAATTTTATTATTCGGCTTAGTTGTTCTATTCTCCTGTGAAGAGGTAGTACAATTAGATTTGGATTCCGCTGAACCGATAGTTGTAATTGAAGGATTGGTTCTTGATCGTCAAACAACACAATACGTGAAAATTAGTCGCTCAGTAAATTTTTATTCCGATGAATCTTCTGAGCCAATTCGTGATGCGAATGTTTATGTGACTGACGGTTCAGTTACCTATACCTACGAACATAATCCAAATGATCAGTCAGCTTATGAAGGATATTATTTTTCAACTCTTTCATTTCGAGGAATACCAGGTAGAACCTACACTCTTGTAGTGGATGTAGACGGCACCAGATATACTGCTCAGGATCAACTCTTTCCCGTAACTGCAATTGATTCTTTATCGGTTAGAATTAATGAAGATGAATTTGAGGACCCTGAAGATGAGGGATACTTTTATGAAGTATTGTTCTATGCAAAGGAACCTCAGCAAACTGAAGATTTTTATCTATTCAAATTTTACAGAAATGATACTTTGCTATTAGATAGCCCTAATGACATCTATTTTTCAGATGACAAACTCATTGCTGAAGAAATTAATGGAGTTCCGACTTCGGGTTTCTACAAACCAGGAGATATTGGTAGGGTTGAAATGTATAGCATATCTAATGCCGGTTTCATTTATTATAATGATTTGATCAATCTTCTTCAAAGTGATGGTGGTATGTTTGGTTCACCACCTGTAAACCCGCGAAATAATATCTCGGGCGGGGCATTAGGATTCTTCCAATGTAGCTCTATGGTATTCGAAACAATAGAAGTTACAGATTAA
- a CDS encoding TonB-dependent receptor codes for MKYTFFVVFLTTIFFALNTAHAQTKYTINGYVKDAENGEELIGATVVIKEKSSGTVTNVYGFYALSLTPGEYSIQYSYIGYQTIEKSVSLTSDVELNVELPVLATEMEEIVITDEALDANVSDIKMSKNDLDIKQVKKLPALFGEPDIIKTIQLLPGVISAGEGTSSFFVRGGSADQNLILIDEAPIYDPSHLFGLFSVFNADVIKDSELYKGGIPSKYGGRLSSILEVRTKDGNNKKLGGAAGLGLLASRFMLEGPIKKDKSSFILSGRRSYVDLFLKAADEENTVFFYDVNAKVNWKHNNNNRFFFALYLGRDVFDFGDTFGFNWGNATSTFRWNHLFNERLFSNTSLIASNFDYQLKFDDPAQGFDWRSNLQEFTFKEDLNYFLSTSNELEFGYHVTYRRFEPGDLKPTSETSLFSRQQLDEMFALDHAFYLGNQQKVSDRLTLRYGLRLSIFQNIGDQTVYIYEDPKDNIDPNRIDSVSYGSFENIKTYVNLEPRFSARYMLNAYSSIKASYNRMVQNTHLISSGTVPIPFNTWSPSSPYLEPQLADQVALGYFRNLKDNAYELSAEVYYKDIQNVTDFADNAQLFFNRDLVTEYRQGTSQAYGLELMLQKKKGDLTGFASYTLSKAERDVPGVNNNTTFLANYDRRHALNLVATYDLNEQWQFGSNFTYSSGRPITVPAGRYEYDGYQVDYITERNGYQLPDFHRLDFSATYVPKKNRGRKWQSSWVFSIYNVYSRQNTFTIYTRLKELDNGDYSNEKEAVQLSLFPILPSVTYNIRF; via the coding sequence ATGAAATACACTTTTTTCGTAGTTTTTCTTACTACGATTTTTTTTGCGCTTAATACAGCACACGCTCAAACAAAATACACAATAAACGGCTATGTAAAAGACGCTGAAAATGGCGAAGAATTAATTGGTGCTACTGTAGTAATAAAAGAAAAATCATCTGGGACGGTCACCAATGTTTACGGCTTCTATGCGCTTAGTCTAACGCCCGGAGAATACTCTATCCAATATTCTTATATCGGTTATCAGACGATCGAAAAATCTGTTTCACTAACATCGGATGTTGAATTGAATGTGGAACTACCAGTTCTGGCCACAGAAATGGAAGAAATAGTGATTACTGATGAGGCGCTGGATGCGAATGTTTCTGATATTAAAATGAGTAAGAATGACCTTGATATCAAGCAAGTAAAGAAACTACCTGCGCTTTTTGGTGAGCCGGATATAATTAAAACCATTCAATTACTGCCAGGAGTAATTAGTGCAGGTGAAGGTACTTCGAGCTTTTTCGTTCGTGGAGGTTCGGCAGATCAAAACTTAATACTCATAGACGAAGCTCCTATCTACGACCCCTCCCATTTATTCGGTTTGTTTTCAGTATTTAATGCTGATGTGATTAAAGACTCTGAATTATATAAAGGTGGAATACCATCAAAATATGGCGGCAGGCTTTCATCCATTTTAGAAGTGAGAACCAAAGATGGTAATAATAAAAAGTTAGGCGGAGCAGCAGGCTTGGGTCTTTTGGCCAGCAGGTTTATGTTGGAGGGCCCAATTAAGAAAGACAAAAGCTCATTTATTCTATCCGGCAGAAGATCTTATGTTGACCTTTTCCTGAAAGCCGCTGATGAAGAAAATACGGTGTTTTTTTACGATGTAAACGCCAAAGTAAACTGGAAGCACAATAACAACAACCGGTTTTTCTTTGCCTTATATTTAGGTAGAGATGTATTTGATTTTGGAGATACATTTGGTTTCAATTGGGGCAATGCTACCAGCACTTTCAGATGGAATCACCTCTTTAACGAGCGCTTGTTTTCCAACACTTCACTCATAGCCAGCAACTTCGACTATCAACTGAAATTTGATGATCCTGCCCAGGGATTTGACTGGAGATCGAACCTTCAAGAATTTACTTTTAAAGAAGATCTTAACTACTTTTTAAGTACTTCTAATGAGTTGGAATTTGGCTACCATGTTACTTACCGCAGGTTTGAACCAGGCGACCTAAAACCAACATCAGAAACCTCTCTATTTTCAAGACAGCAGTTAGATGAAATGTTTGCGTTAGACCATGCATTTTATCTGGGCAATCAACAAAAAGTTAGTGACCGACTAACGCTGAGATACGGTCTTCGCTTATCTATTTTCCAAAATATAGGTGATCAGACGGTTTATATCTATGAAGATCCTAAAGACAATATTGATCCTAATAGAATAGATAGTGTCTCTTATGGCTCGTTTGAGAATATTAAAACCTACGTAAATCTGGAGCCTCGCTTTTCAGCAAGATATATGTTGAATGCATACAGTTCTATTAAGGCTTCCTATAATAGGATGGTTCAAAACACACACCTAATTTCCAGCGGAACTGTACCTATACCTTTTAATACTTGGAGCCCAAGTAGCCCATATTTAGAGCCTCAATTGGCAGATCAGGTGGCACTGGGATATTTCAGAAACTTGAAGGACAACGCCTATGAACTTTCAGCTGAAGTGTATTATAAAGACATTCAGAATGTGACGGACTTTGCAGATAACGCACAGCTATTTTTTAATAGGGATTTAGTTACTGAATATAGACAAGGAACTTCTCAGGCTTATGGATTGGAATTGATGTTACAAAAGAAAAAAGGCGATTTAACGGGCTTTGCTAGTTATACACTATCCAAAGCTGAAAGAGATGTGCCAGGGGTAAACAACAACACTACCTTTCTTGCCAATTACGATAGAAGACATGCGCTAAACTTAGTGGCTACCTATGATTTAAATGAGCAGTGGCAATTTGGTAGTAATTTCACTTATTCTTCAGGTAGGCCTATTACTGTTCCTGCAGGCAGATATGAATACGATGGCTATCAGGTGGATTATATCACTGAAAGAAATGGGTATCAGTTACCTGATTTTCATCGGCTTGATTTTTCAGCGACATACGTTCCAAAGAAGAATAGAGGGAGAAAATGGCAAAGCAGTTGGGTGTTCTCCATTTATAATGTCTACAGCAGACAAAATACATTCACAATCTACACACGTTTAAAAGAATTAGATAATGGTGATTATAGCAATGAGAAAGAAGCGGTGCAGCTTTCCTTATTTCCAATTTTACCATCAGTAACATATAATATTAGATTTTAA
- a CDS encoding YheT family hydrolase — MKYKPPKIYLNSHFETIIPALFRKVSFEPYSRERIKTPDDDFLDLDWVTQDSNKLVIISHGLEGNSEKPYVRGMGKAFYSEGYDVCAWNYRGCSGEVNKKLRFYHSGATDDLDTVVKHCLNKNYDELVLVGFSLGGNITLKYLGEQGQNVTKKISKAVAISVPVNLHTSCIKISKPGNLVYSKRFLRNLKKKVRNKARIMPDQLDIKGLGAISTLIEFDNRYTAPIHGFNDAVDYYTKCSSLYFLDSIARPTLVINAKNDPFLSEDCYPTKQLENHPFVTLEIPDYGGHVGFTEFNDEKMYWSEKRAVAFASTSEG, encoded by the coding sequence ATGAAATACAAACCACCTAAAATTTATCTCAACTCTCACTTTGAGACCATTATTCCAGCTCTTTTTAGAAAAGTGAGCTTTGAACCTTACTCAAGAGAACGAATTAAAACGCCAGATGATGATTTTCTTGATTTAGACTGGGTGACTCAAGACAGTAATAAATTGGTTATTATTTCTCATGGTCTTGAAGGCAACAGTGAAAAACCATACGTGCGTGGAATGGGCAAAGCTTTTTATTCGGAAGGATATGATGTGTGCGCCTGGAATTACAGAGGTTGTAGTGGTGAGGTAAACAAAAAACTACGGTTTTACCATAGTGGCGCGACTGACGATTTAGATACAGTTGTTAAACATTGCCTTAATAAAAATTATGATGAGTTGGTTCTTGTTGGATTTAGCCTTGGCGGAAATATTACGCTCAAATATTTAGGTGAACAAGGTCAAAATGTAACTAAGAAAATATCAAAGGCCGTTGCCATTTCAGTACCTGTAAATCTTCATACGAGTTGTATTAAAATATCTAAACCCGGCAACCTGGTTTATTCAAAGCGCTTTTTAAGAAATTTAAAGAAGAAGGTTCGTAATAAAGCCAGGATAATGCCTGATCAGCTAGATATTAAAGGTTTGGGGGCTATTTCTACTTTAATCGAATTTGACAATCGATACACAGCTCCAATTCATGGCTTCAATGATGCGGTCGATTATTACACAAAATGTAGTTCATTGTATTTTTTAGATTCTATAGCTCGTCCAACATTAGTTATAAACGCCAAAAACGATCCATTTCTTTCTGAAGATTGCTACCCAACAAAACAGTTAGAAAACCATCCATTTGTTACTCTTGAAATTCCGGATTATGGAGGGCATGTTGGGTTTACAGAATTTAATGATGAAAAAATGTATTGGTCTGAAAAAAGAGCAGTTGCATTTGCCAGTACCTCTGAAGGTTGA